The Coffea eugenioides isolate CCC68of chromosome 8, Ceug_1.0, whole genome shotgun sequence genome has a segment encoding these proteins:
- the LOC113781135 gene encoding uncharacterized protein At4g22758, translating to MSERDFRRGVPVNRRVKTRPPHPSLSPSPSPSPAPATRRRRSSLEVHRPRSSKLSRRLENFKRCNSEPALFRAGGGGGEHFGQRSLASPEAEGVFYRPQTCADIFSASSDNILLPQSPRISLEGMGYSKDAKVVVNVTVEGSPGPIRAMVKLGSSVEETIKLVIDKYGEEGRTPRLDKDATTTFELHHSYFSLQSLNKLDAIGDSGRRSFYLRKNSSGRSSNASLTPYGLSRNAGSHLPGSSSICLQSFICRKINKFMRRMNKLWKLLGCMNGNR from the exons ATGTCAGAGAGAGATTTCAGGAGAGGAGTTCCGGTGAACCGGAGAGTTAAAACCAGACCACCGCATCCCTCACTGTCACCTTCTCCGTCCCCGTCCCCGGCACCGGCGACTCGCCGGAGGAGAAGTAGTCTTGAAGTTCACCGTCCTCGATCTTCCAAGCTTTCGAGGCGGCTTGAGAATTTTAAGAGATGCAATTCGGAGCCGGCTCTATTCAGAgctggaggaggaggaggagaacaTTTTGGTCAACGGAGTTTGGCTTCGCCGGAGGCTGAGGGAGTATTTTACCGACCTCAGACTTGTGCTGACATCTTCTCGGCATCTTCGGACAATATATTGTTGCCTCAGTCTCCGCGAATATCTTTGGAG GGAATGGGATACAGCAAGGATGCCAAGGTGGTGGTTAATGTGACAGTTGAGGGAAGCCCTGGACCAATTCGAGCTATGGTCAAATTGGGTTCAAGCGTGGAGGAGACAATTAAGCTTGTTATCGACAAATATGGTGAAGAAGGTCGCACTCCTCGTCTTGATAAAGATGCGACTACAACCTTTGAGTTGCACCACTCCTACTTCAGCCTTCAGA GCTTGAATAAACTTGATGCAATTGGGGATTCTGGTAGAAGAAGCTTCTACCTTAGAAAGAATAGCAGCGGTCGAAGTAGTAATGCCTCATTAACTCCATATGGTCTGTCCCGTAATGCGGGCTCTCACCTGCCCGGTTCTTCCTCAATCTGCCTTCAGAGTTTTATTTGTAGGAAGATTAACAAATTCATGAGAAGAATGAATAAGCTTTGGAAGCTCTTGGGCTGCATGAACGGTAACAGATAA
- the LOC113779618 gene encoding uncharacterized protein LOC113779618 isoform X2 codes for MYTSSPFIQRLTSTMFYFINFFFSTKMAFLSPPKHRNPKVANSNSAAEGGKGRALLEFPNPRAKSKTPGGIPDATGKLASAAWLSNGRKPTKLLMNVNLQSSLGPVQVVMSQEDSVGDLIKAVVDIYTREKRRPLLTSSDHRIYELHYSQFCLEGLKPEEKLKNLGSRNFFLCQRPSHAVISISSSCSNQAKGGTPFPLTKLMDFLL; via the exons ATGTATACATCCAGTCCATTCATCCAGCGCCTCACCAGCACGATGTTTTATTTCATAAATTTCTTCTTTTCAACCAAAATGGCTTTTCTATCTCCACCAAAACATCGGAATCCCAAGGTGGCGAATAGCAACTCTGCTGCGGAAGGCGGCAAGGGAAGAGCACTGCTGGAATTCCCGAACCCACGTGCAAAATCCAAAACCCCAGGTGGTATTCCGGATGCTACTGGAAAGCTGGCGTCAGCTGCATGGTTGAGTAATGGGAGGAAGCCGACCAAGTTGTTAATGAATGTGAACCTGCAGAGTAGTTTGGGGCCAGTGCAGGTGGTGATGTCGCAGGAAGACAGCGTTGGGGATTTGATAAAGGCGGTTGTGGATATATATACGAGAGAGAAGAGGCGGCCCTTGTTGACAAGTAGTGATCATCGGATTTATGAGCTTCATTACTCGCAGTTTTGTCTGGAAG GATTGAAACCAGAGGAGAAGCTGAAGAATTTGGGATCGCGAAATTTCTTTCTCTGTCAAAGACCTAGCCATGCTGTGATCAGCATCAGTTCCTCTTGTTCGAACCAG GCTAAGGGAGGGACTCCATTTCCATTGACAAAGCTCATGGATTTCTTACTATAG
- the LOC113779618 gene encoding uncharacterized protein LOC113779618 isoform X1, whose product MYTSSPFIQRLTSTMFYFINFFFSTKMAFLSPPKHRNPKVANSNSAAEGGKGRALLEFPNPRAKSKTPGGIPDATGKLASAAWLSNGRKPTKLLMNVNLQSSLGPVQVVMSQEDSVGDLIKAVVDIYTREKRRPLLTSSDHRIYELHYSQFCLEGLKPEEKLKNLGSRNFFLCQRPSHAVISISSSCSNQAKGGTPFPLTKLMDFLL is encoded by the exons ATGTATACATCCAGTCCATTCATCCAGCGCCTCACCAGCACGATGTTTTATTTCATAAATTTCTTCTTTTCAACCAAAATGGCTTTTCTATCTCCACCAAAACATCGGAATCCCAAGGTGGCGAATAGCAACTCTGCTGCGGAAGGCGGCAAGGGAAGAGCACTGCTGGAATTCCCGAACCCACGTGCAAAATCCAAAACCCCAGGTGGTATTCCGGATGCTACTGGAAAGCTGGCGTCAGCTGCATGGTTGAGTAATGGGAGGAAGCCGACCAAGTTGTTAATGAATGTGAACCTGCAGAGTAGTTTGGGGCCAGTGCAGGTGGTGATGTCGCAGGAAGACAGCGTTGGGGATTTGATAAAGGCGGTTGTGGATATATATACGAGAGAGAAGAGGCGGCCCTTGTTGACAAGTAGTGATCATCGGATTTATGAGCTTCATTACTCGCAGTTTTGTCTGGAAG GATTGAAACCAGAGGAGAAGCTGAAGAATTTGGGATCGCGAAATTTCTTTCTCTGTCAAAGACCTAGCCATGCTGTGATCAGCATCAGTTCCTCTTGTTCGAACCAGGCTAAGGGAGGGACTCCATTTCCATTGACAAAGCTCATGGATTTCTTACTATAG